In a genomic window of Curtobacterium sp. MCBD17_035:
- a CDS encoding A/G-specific adenine glycosylase produces MATPLIAWFRQHGRDLPWRRPGFPAWGTMVSEIMLQQTQVARVVPRLEAWLARWPTPAALAADPPSEAVRAWDRLGYPRRALALHAAATAIVDRHEGVVPSDVDALLALPGIGDYTARAIAVFAFGLRHPVVDVNVRRVLARALLGQAEPGPANARRDLPLMAAVLPPDLEDAAATNAAVMELGALVCVAKRPACDVCPISDRCRWRAQGHPAHDGPRAPRQSRFAGSDRQVRGLIMAELRASDVPVTLDEIAMVWPDAEQRDRALRSLVRDGLAVGSDAVGYSLPGSA; encoded by the coding sequence ATCGCGACCCCGCTCATCGCGTGGTTCCGCCAGCACGGCCGCGACCTCCCGTGGCGACGACCCGGGTTCCCCGCCTGGGGCACGATGGTGAGCGAGATCATGCTCCAGCAGACACAGGTCGCACGGGTCGTCCCACGGCTCGAGGCGTGGCTCGCGCGCTGGCCGACGCCAGCCGCCCTCGCCGCCGACCCGCCGTCCGAGGCGGTCCGTGCCTGGGACCGGCTGGGCTACCCGCGACGCGCGCTCGCGCTGCACGCCGCGGCGACCGCCATCGTCGACCGACACGAGGGCGTCGTCCCATCGGACGTCGACGCCCTCCTCGCGCTCCCCGGCATCGGCGACTACACGGCGCGGGCGATCGCGGTGTTCGCCTTCGGGCTGCGCCACCCGGTCGTCGACGTCAACGTCCGCCGGGTCCTCGCCCGGGCGCTGCTCGGGCAGGCCGAGCCGGGGCCGGCGAACGCTCGACGTGACCTGCCGCTGATGGCTGCGGTGCTGCCTCCCGATCTCGAGGACGCGGCTGCGACGAACGCGGCGGTCATGGAGCTCGGCGCGCTCGTGTGCGTCGCGAAGCGGCCCGCATGCGACGTGTGCCCGATCTCCGATCGATGCCGGTGGCGCGCGCAGGGGCACCCCGCGCACGACGGCCCGCGGGCGCCCCGGCAGTCGCGGTTCGCCGGGAGCGACCGACAGGTCCGCGGGCTGATCATGGCCGAACTCCGGGCCAGCGACGTCCCGGTGACCCTGGACGAGATCGCGATGGTGTGGCCCGACGCCGAGCAGCGCGACCGCGCGCTCCGATCGCTGGTGCGGGACGGGCTCGCCGTCGGGTCCGACGCCGTCGGCTACTCGCTGCCCGGGTCCGCCTGA
- the rbfA gene encoding 30S ribosome-binding factor RbfA: MADPQRARKMADRIQEIVARRLDKGIRDPRLGFVTITDVQVTGDLQHASVFYTVYGSDEERQDTAAALKSATGMLRSEVGKNITARLTPTLEFIADAVPENAAHIDALLAEARDRDAAARAQASAASYAGDADPYRHDDEDDDEHSADVVTRQADPGSE, encoded by the coding sequence ATGGCCGACCCACAGCGCGCCCGCAAGATGGCGGACCGCATCCAGGAGATCGTCGCCAGGCGGCTGGACAAGGGCATCCGTGACCCGCGTCTCGGATTCGTCACGATCACGGACGTCCAGGTGACCGGCGACCTGCAGCACGCGTCCGTCTTCTACACCGTGTACGGCTCGGACGAGGAGCGGCAGGACACCGCGGCGGCGCTGAAGTCCGCGACCGGCATGCTCCGCAGCGAGGTCGGCAAGAACATCACCGCTCGGCTGACCCCGACCCTCGAGTTCATCGCCGACGCCGTGCCGGAGAACGCTGCGCACATCGACGCGTTGCTCGCCGAGGCGCGTGACCGCGACGCCGCGGCGCGGGCACAGGCGTCCGCCGCGTCCTACGCGGGCGACGCCGACCCGTACCGACACGACGACGAGGACGACGACGAGCACTCGGCCGACGTCGTCACCCGTCAGGCGGACCCGGGCAGCGAGTAG
- the infB gene encoding translation initiation factor IF-2 encodes MAKPRVHEIASELGVDSKTALEKLKELGEFVKGPSSSIEPPVARKLRAALEASGATSSSATKPAAPKAAPRPQAPRPAAPAPAPAAPVEAEQPSVNDAPRPAAPMSVAERQAQAEAAQKAQAQKNQADKVDGAASSTAPKPGAARPGPKPGGARPGNNPYSSSQGMGSRPPRPGNNPFSQNQGMPRPGGGTGGIPRPQPPRPGAPRPGAPRPGGPGQGARPNGFGQRPGGPGRGGQGGGFQRPGGAGAGAGGGFQRPGFGPARPAGGGGRGRGPGGGTAGAFGRGGGKSRARKSKRTKRAEYEMRQAPSIGGVQVPRGDGNTVVRLRRGASISDFADKIDASPGNLVTVLFHLGEMATATESLDEATFEVLGEELGYKIQIVSPEDEDKELLEGFDIDLDAELDDEDDSVLVARPPVVTVMGHVDHGKTRLLDAIRNANVVAGEAGGITQHIGAYQVISEHEGIERPITFIDTPGHEAFTAMRARGAQVTDIAILVVAADDGIMPQTVEALNHAQAANVPIVVAVNKIDKEGANPAKVRQQLTEYGLVAEEYGGDVMFVDVSARNNTNIDALLEAVLLTADAGLDLRANPDKDARGVAIEARLDKGRGAVATVLIQSGTLHVGDAIVAGTAYGRVRAMMDENGNAVEAATPSRPVQVQGLSSVPRAGDTFLVTEEDRTARQIAEKREAVERNAQLAKARKRISLEDFTRALEEGKVDALNLIIKGDVSGAVEALEESLLKIEVDESVQLRIIHRGVGAVTESDVNLATVDNAIIIGFNVRPDTKARERAAREGVDIRFYSVIYSALEDIEQSLRGMLKPEFEEVQSGVAEIREVFRSSKFGNIAGVVVRSGTITRNAKARVIRDGVVLADGLAIESLRRFKDDVTEVRTDFEAGVGLGKYNDIQIGDEIETIEMVEKPRG; translated from the coding sequence GTGGCAAAACCACGCGTACACGAGATCGCCAGCGAGCTCGGTGTCGACAGCAAGACCGCGCTCGAGAAGCTCAAGGAGCTCGGCGAGTTCGTCAAGGGCCCGAGCTCGAGCATCGAGCCGCCCGTCGCCCGCAAGCTCCGCGCGGCGCTCGAGGCATCCGGCGCGACGTCGTCGTCGGCGACCAAGCCGGCGGCACCGAAGGCCGCGCCGCGCCCGCAGGCACCGCGCCCCGCTGCACCGGCACCCGCGCCCGCCGCGCCCGTCGAAGCGGAGCAGCCCTCGGTGAACGACGCGCCGCGTCCGGCCGCCCCCATGTCGGTGGCCGAGCGGCAGGCGCAGGCCGAGGCCGCCCAGAAGGCCCAGGCGCAGAAGAACCAGGCCGACAAGGTCGACGGTGCCGCATCGTCGACGGCGCCGAAGCCGGGCGCCGCACGCCCCGGCCCGAAGCCGGGCGGCGCGCGCCCGGGCAACAACCCCTACTCGTCGAGTCAGGGCATGGGCTCGCGCCCGCCCCGCCCCGGCAACAACCCGTTCTCGCAGAACCAGGGCATGCCGCGTCCGGGTGGCGGTACGGGTGGCATCCCGCGTCCGCAGCCGCCGCGTCCGGGCGCTCCCCGGCCCGGTGCTCCGCGTCCGGGTGGGCCCGGTCAGGGTGCGCGTCCGAACGGCTTCGGCCAGCGTCCGGGTGGGCCCGGCCGTGGCGGCCAGGGCGGTGGCTTCCAGCGTCCCGGTGGTGCCGGAGCCGGTGCCGGTGGCGGATTCCAGCGCCCTGGCTTCGGACCCGCGCGTCCGGCCGGCGGTGGCGGTCGTGGCCGTGGTCCGGGTGGTGGCACCGCTGGTGCGTTCGGTCGTGGTGGCGGCAAGAGCCGCGCTCGCAAGTCGAAGCGGACGAAGCGCGCCGAGTACGAGATGCGGCAGGCGCCGTCGATCGGCGGCGTGCAGGTCCCGCGCGGTGACGGCAACACGGTCGTCCGGCTGCGTCGTGGTGCGAGCATCTCGGACTTCGCGGACAAGATCGACGCGAGCCCCGGCAACCTCGTGACGGTGCTGTTCCACCTCGGTGAGATGGCGACCGCGACCGAGTCGCTGGACGAGGCGACCTTCGAGGTCCTCGGCGAGGAGCTCGGTTACAAGATCCAGATCGTCTCGCCGGAGGACGAGGACAAGGAGCTCCTGGAGGGCTTCGACATCGACCTCGACGCCGAGCTCGACGACGAGGACGACTCGGTCCTCGTCGCCCGTCCGCCGGTCGTCACGGTCATGGGTCACGTCGACCACGGCAAGACCCGCCTGCTCGACGCGATCCGGAACGCGAACGTCGTCGCGGGTGAGGCCGGCGGCATCACGCAGCACATCGGTGCGTACCAGGTCATCTCCGAGCACGAGGGCATCGAGCGCCCGATCACGTTCATCGACACCCCGGGTCACGAGGCGTTCACCGCCATGCGTGCCCGTGGTGCCCAGGTGACGGACATCGCGATCCTCGTGGTCGCGGCCGACGACGGCATCATGCCGCAGACGGTCGAGGCCCTGAACCACGCCCAGGCGGCGAACGTGCCGATCGTGGTCGCGGTGAACAAGATCGACAAGGAAGGCGCGAACCCCGCCAAGGTCCGCCAGCAGCTCACCGAGTACGGGCTCGTGGCCGAGGAGTACGGCGGCGACGTCATGTTCGTCGACGTGTCCGCGCGGAACAACACGAACATCGATGCCCTGCTCGAGGCCGTGCTGCTCACGGCCGACGCGGGACTCGATCTCCGTGCCAACCCCGACAAGGACGCCCGCGGTGTCGCCATCGAGGCGCGTCTCGACAAGGGACGCGGTGCGGTCGCGACCGTGCTCATCCAGTCCGGGACGCTGCACGTCGGCGACGCGATCGTCGCGGGCACCGCCTACGGCCGCGTCCGCGCGATGATGGACGAGAACGGCAACGCGGTCGAGGCCGCGACGCCGAGTCGTCCCGTGCAGGTGCAGGGTCTGTCGAGCGTGCCGCGTGCCGGTGACACCTTCTTGGTGACGGAGGAGGATCGCACGGCCCGCCAGATCGCCGAGAAGCGCGAGGCCGTCGAGCGCAACGCCCAGCTGGCCAAGGCCCGCAAGCGCATCTCGCTCGAGGACTTCACCCGTGCACTCGAAGAGGGCAAGGTCGACGCGCTCAACCTCATCATCAAGGGTGACGTCTCCGGTGCCGTCGAGGCGCTCGAGGAGTCGCTGCTCAAGATCGAGGTCGACGAGAGCGTCCAGCTCCGGATCATCCACCGCGGTGTCGGTGCGGTCACGGAGTCGGACGTCAACCTCGCGACGGTCGACAACGCGATCATCATCGGGTTCAACGTCCGCCCCGACACGAAGGCACGGGAACGTGCCGCTCGCGAGGGTGTGGACATCCGCTTCTACTCGGTCATCTACTCGGCACTCGAGGACATCGAGCAGTCCCTGCGGGGCATGCTCAAGCCCGAGTTCGAAGAGGTCCAGTCGGGTGTGGCGGAGATCCGCGAGGTGTTCCGTTCGTCGAAGTTCGGCAACATCGCCGGTGTGGTGGTCCGGTCCGGCACGATCACGCGCAACGCCAAGGCGCGCGTCATCCGTGACGGCGTCGTGCTCGCCGACGGTCTCGCCATCGAGTCGCTGCGCCGGTTCAAGGACGACGTCACCGAGGTCCGGACGGACTTCGAGGCGGGCGTCGGTCTCGGCAAGTACAACGACATCCAGATCGGCGACGAGATCGAGACCATCGAGATGGTCGAGAAGCCGCGCGGCTGA
- a CDS encoding YlxR family protein, whose amino-acid sequence MPGSRPSEAGSRVEPVRTCIGSRRRAPRSSLLRVVARGDRVVVDPKAVMPGRGAWITPTVDAYELAVSRRAFRRALRLDREPDTSAVREYLERLRSGQDPVRDLDTTEQAERLMDN is encoded by the coding sequence GTGCCGGGATCGCGTCCGTCCGAGGCAGGGAGTAGAGTGGAACCCGTCAGAACGTGCATCGGCAGTCGTCGCCGTGCACCCCGATCCTCCCTCCTCCGAGTCGTCGCCCGTGGCGACCGCGTCGTGGTGGATCCGAAGGCAGTCATGCCAGGCCGGGGCGCGTGGATCACCCCGACGGTCGATGCGTACGAGCTGGCCGTCTCGCGTCGGGCCTTCCGACGCGCGCTGCGGCTGGATCGTGAACCGGACACGTCGGCGGTCCGCGAGTACCTGGAACGACTCCGGTCGGGCCAGGACCCGGTACGGGACCTCGACACGACAGAACAGGCTGAACGGCTTATGGACAACTGA
- the nusA gene encoding transcription termination factor NusA, whose protein sequence is MQIDLAVLRLMEREREIPFDELVTIIEQAILTAYQKHAAENGEPADPQARVELDRKSGQVRVYVPERDDDGTVVGESVDETNDFGRIAAFAAKQVINQRLRDIGDDKVLGEFRGKEGDIVAGVVQQGPNPRMVHVDLGTIEAILPPEEQVPGETYPHGQRLRVYVTSVGKGHKGPQITVSRTHPGLVRKLFALEVPEIASGVVEIVSMAREAGHRTKIAVKANEPGVNAKGACIGELGQRVRSVTNELGAEKIDIVDYSPDLATFVGNALSPAKVTSSFVIDKSTKAVRALVPDYQLSLAIGKEGQNARLAAKLTGARIDIQPDSILEGD, encoded by the coding sequence ATGCAGATCGATCTCGCGGTGCTGCGGCTCATGGAACGGGAGCGGGAGATCCCGTTCGACGAACTCGTCACCATCATCGAGCAGGCCATCCTCACCGCGTACCAGAAGCACGCAGCCGAGAACGGTGAGCCGGCCGACCCGCAGGCGCGGGTGGAGCTCGACCGCAAGTCGGGCCAGGTGCGTGTCTACGTCCCCGAGCGTGACGACGACGGCACCGTCGTCGGTGAGTCCGTCGACGAGACGAACGACTTCGGTCGTATCGCGGCGTTCGCGGCCAAGCAGGTCATCAACCAGCGGCTCCGGGACATCGGCGACGACAAGGTCCTCGGCGAGTTCCGTGGAAAAGAGGGTGACATCGTCGCCGGCGTCGTGCAGCAGGGGCCGAACCCACGCATGGTGCACGTCGACCTCGGCACGATCGAGGCCATCCTCCCGCCCGAGGAGCAGGTCCCTGGCGAGACCTACCCGCACGGTCAGCGGCTCCGCGTGTACGTGACGAGTGTCGGCAAGGGACACAAGGGCCCCCAGATCACCGTGTCCCGGACGCATCCGGGTCTCGTCCGCAAGCTCTTCGCGCTCGAGGTCCCCGAGATCGCGTCGGGCGTGGTCGAGATCGTGTCCATGGCGCGCGAGGCAGGTCACCGCACGAAGATCGCGGTCAAGGCGAACGAGCCCGGCGTCAACGCCAAGGGTGCGTGCATCGGGGAGCTCGGCCAGCGCGTCCGTTCGGTCACGAACGAGCTCGGGGCCGAGAAGATCGACATCGTCGATTACTCGCCGGACCTCGCGACCTTCGTGGGCAACGCCCTGTCCCCGGCGAAGGTCACGAGTTCGTTCGTGATCGACAAGTCCACCAAGGCGGTCCGCGCCCTCGTCCCGGATTACCAGCTCTCGCTCGCCATCGGGAAAGAGGGGCAGAACGCCCGCCTCGCGGCGAAGCTGACCGGTGCCCGGATCGACATCCAGCCGGACTCCATCCTCGAGGGCGACTGA